One Onychostoma macrolepis isolate SWU-2019 chromosome 15, ASM1243209v1, whole genome shotgun sequence DNA segment encodes these proteins:
- the LOC131520494 gene encoding rho guanine nucleotide exchange factor 28-like isoform X5, whose amino-acid sequence MKLSRREVPIYGQAKVFALIPSVQEEEVFVVLDGSTLLHVLQTKVHNMLYFIVPGHNQPEMVRVRAYIFTDDGVMCVGVSHLTYMEDDAQELAEYLVTHSDCLSTTEHRLLIGRYGLNDNSARADMDQRVTLALANLHTPHNLLGQPSQESLLHVCVRLGFVSASEFLLCQPGALMIICSANQDGETPLQLAQQTNQHTLIKLFKQPPNPLATPLAGVSQVWAGKSHLLRFSHASGMLSLSVCVSESCPTTQTLQSSILLLQECVKDSALLNKIKGLKVDTERRAESDTLFSYSGSPYSLLHNVWFNNSIQDEDEELLSSDDSVDGLTHTDSTTSSLTDSSVTITNSINTLQAGEDQESFDSFEFESDSTASEQDSPVQDKLPICSPQDEPFPFSDEETSTEIRCMWCNKSEEEEKEKFIPTSKSETEKYKVSRTLSFLRSRMVNTKIKNKVNAEVSSALHQLCSPQQPVEAACEVCEGADSDEPQQCTYCSMIIHKTCCDSAPLCVKNPHQALLKSTDSSILLYSSSQSSPSLFLVNDSNTMSHRKRSNSEGCGYDFTLRKSKSFIGCSSGNPTSNSTDSSAHISLDYSAESWSAVVDTEFSRTLDREVVKRQEIIYELMQTEFHHIQTLSVMADVLRRGLLEEVQLEQDVIAHIFPRLDELLALHRNFLVDMETRQRVSVHPGMHKNYIIRQIGDILCQQFAGRNASQMIELYGDFCSRHPEALKIYKQLLQSNRKLQLFLRQQSTNSVIKRREIPEFLLLVTQRITKYPVLIERLLQHTDDGSAERYDIAVALEGLRGVIEEVERCVGDYERAKKLQDIISRLDNKSCTRLKNGEIFSKQDLQKTHRTLTHSSALTCRTTSGRLKDVLALLLTDVLAFLQEKEQKFVFAALEQKSSVMPLRRLIVREIANQERGLFLISGDCSVGPEMYEIHTQTREERNMWMTLLRQAADSLPDDQTKKNEGEIKVKKIQKLQEALFSLDLQLCSVIEEKLKICRGTGRWCLATCRLLVQPHPENTPQGVTLLSDAQEEVVKLAITLLTWLFPCIWSPSNHDNFGQERAIYNEQNLPSRSRRSAVVGTGVGPLTVAPISPAYQTYLKVADGVHNLIHILYSLQAAIIIQDSCFEVQNLLLLEGEAPPQTLTSDYDVKRQQSFECGVVGGTEAVKELEQREREHAELTDRLAKEKEQFEEELRLFEEKMSKLREEEKRVNEERERFKEEGKKVQKERKSLETQIRLIRHNSNHRQGILPSIISQEK is encoded by the exons ATGAAGCTAAGCAGAAGAGAGGTTCCTATTTAT GGCCAAGCAAAGGTTTTTGCACTGATACCATCGGTTCAGGAGGAAGAGGTTTTTGTGGTTTTAGATGGCTCAACTCTATTACATGTTCTGCAAACTAAAGTTCACAACATGCTCTACTTCATTGTTCCAG GTCATAACCAGCCGGAGATGGTGCGAGTCCGAGCGTATATATTTACAGATGATGGTGtgatgtgtgtgggtgtgtctCATCTGACATACATGGAGGATGACGCGCAGGAGCTGGCTGAATACCTGGTTACCCATAGCGACTGTCTCAGCACCACTGAGCACAGACTTCTGATTGGTCGATATGGTTTGAATGACAACTCTGCAAGGGCAGATATGGATCAAAGGGTCACACTCGCCCTAGCCAACCTACACACCCCTCACAATCTTCTCGGACAGCCATCACAAG AATCTctcctgcatgtgtgtgtgcgtctgggCTTTGTGAGCGCCTCTGAGTTTCTTCTCTGTCAACCTGGCGCCCTGATGATTATCTGCTCAGCCAATCAGGATGGGGAAACACCCCTTCAGCTGGCCCAACAGACCAATCAGCACACGCTGATAAAACTCTTCAAGCA GCCTCCTAATCCATTAGCCACGCCCCTGGCAGGCGTGTCACAAGTGTGGGCAGGTAAATCCCACCTCCTCAGGTTTAGCCACGCCTCTGGGAtgctgtctctgtctgtgtgtgtatcggAGTCCTGTCCTACTACACAAACCTTACAGTCATCCATTTTATTGCTGCAAGAGTGTGTGAAGGACTCTGCTCTGCTAAACAAG ATTAAAGGTCTGAAAGTGGATACAGAGAGAAGAGCTGAAAGCGACACTCTGTTTTCATACTCAG GATCACCATACTCTCTGCTTCACAAT GTGTGGTTTAACAATTCCAttcaggatgaagatgaggaacTTTTGTCATCTGACGACTCTG taGATGGACTCACTCACACTGATTCAACAACCAGTTCACTCACTGACTCCAGTGTTACCATAACAAACAGCATCAACACTCTGCAGGCTGGTGAGGATCAG GAATCTTTTGACTCTTTCGAGTTTGAATCAGACTCTACAGCATCTGAACAAGACTCTCCAGTCCAAGACAAATTACCCATCTGTAGTCCACAGGACG AGCCGTTCCCCTTCAGTGATGAAGAAACATCCACAGAGATCAGATG TATGTGGTGTAACAAGTCAGAggaagaagagaaagagaaattcaTCCCTACATCCAAAAGTGAGACGGAGAAATATAAAGTGAGTCGAACACTTAGCTTTCTCAGGAGCCGGATGgtcaacaccaaaataaaaaacaag GTAAATGCAGAGGTTTCCTCAGCCTTACACCAGCTCTGCTCACCACAGCAGCCTGTTGAAGCAGCTTGTGAAGTCTGTGAGGGAGCTGACAGTGATGAACCACAGCAGTGCACAT ACTGCTCCATGATCATTCATAAGACCTGCTGTGATTCTGCACCTCTGTGTGTAAAG AATCCTCATCAGGCACTTCTAAAAAGCACTGACTCTTCAATATTACTAT ATTCGTCAAGTCAGAGTTCTCCATCTCTGTTTCTGGTCAACGACAGCAACACCATGTCACACAG AAAGCGGAGTAACAGTGAGGGGTGTGGCTATGATTTCACTCTACGGAAAAGCAAATCTTTTATTGGTTGTTCTTCTGGAAACCCCACCTCCA ATTCTACTGATTCTTCAGCTCACATATCACTTGACTACTCTGCTGAATCTTGGAGCGCTGTCGTGGACACTGAATTCAGTAGGACACTGGACAGAGAGGTGGTCAAGAGACAGGAGATCATCTATG AGCTGATGCAGACAGAATTTCACCACATACAGACTCTCTCTGTTATGGCTGATGTTTTGAGGCGGGGACTGTTGGAGGAAGTGCAGCTGGAGCAGGACGTGATCGCTCATATTTTCCCCAGGCTGGATGAGCTCTTAGCTTTGCACAGAAACTTTCTTGTAGACATGGAGACCAGACAGCGTGTGTCTGTTCACCCAGGAATGCACAAGAACTACATCATAAGACAAATTGGTGATATCCTGTGTCAACAG TTTGCAGGCCGAAATGCTTCTCAGATGATAGAATTGTACGGTGATTTCTGCAGTCGGCATCCAGAAGCACTGAAAATTTATAAGCAACTACTACAGAGCAACAGgaaattacaattatttctcAGA CAGCAGAGTACCAACTCTGTCATAAAACGACGTGAAATCCCAGAATTCCTGTTGCTTGTTACCCAGAGAATCACAAAGTACCCTGTTCTGATAGAGAGACTCCTTCAACACACTGATG ATGGCAGTGCTGAACGCTATGATATTGCAGTGGCACTGGAGGGTCTTAGGGGGGTGATAGAGGAGGTGGAGCGATGTGTGGGAGATTATGAGCGTGCAAAGAAACTACAAGATATCATAAGTCGCCTAGACAACAAGAGCTGCACCCGCCTGAAGAACGGAGAGATCTTCAGCAAACAGGACCTGCAGAAAACACACCGAACTCTCACACACTCTTCAGCACTGACCTGTAGGACCACCTCTGGCAGACTGAAAG ATGTTCTTGCGCTGCTCCTCACAGATGTTTTGGCTTTCCTTCAGGAGAAAGAGCAGAAGTTTGTCTTTGCTGCACTG GAGCAGAAGTCATCTGTGATGCCCTTGCGAAGGCTCATTGTGAGGGAAATAGCCAATCAGGAGAGAGGACTGTTTCTGATCAGTGGCGATTGCTCTGTGGGGCCAGAGATGTATGAGATACACACACAGACTCGTGAGGAACGCAACATGTGGATGACGCTGCTGAGACAGGCTGCTGATAG CCTTCCTGATGATCAGACGAAGAAGAATGAGGGGGAAATCAAAGTCAAGAAGATACAGAAATTACAAG aGGCGCTGTTCTCTCTGGATCTGCAGCTGTGCTCTGTTATTGAGGAGAAGTTAAAGATCTGTAGAGGGACTGGTAGATGGTGTCTGGCTACCTGCCGTCTTCTCGTTCAACCCCACCCTGAAAACACCCCTCAGGGTGTCACATTACTGTCTGACGCACAGGAAGAGG TGGTGAAGCTGGCTATCACTTTGTTGACTTGGCTTTTTCCTTGCATATGGTCACCAAGTAACCATGACAACTTTGGCCAGGAAAGAGCAATCT ATAATGAACAAAATTTGCCAAGTCGGAGCAGGAGGAGTGCTGTGGTAGGAACAGGGGTGGGGCCTCTCACAGTAGCCCCAATAAGCCCCGCCTACCAGACTTATTTAAAG GTAGCGGATGGCGTTCACAACTTAATCCACATACTCTACAGTCTGCAG GCTGCTATAATAATCCAAGACAGCTGCTTTGAAGTTCAAAATCTCCTCCTCCTCGAGGGAGAAGCTCCACCCCAAACTCTTACAAGTGATTATGATGTCAAAAGG CAGCAGAGTTTTGAGTGTGGCGTGGTCGGCGGGACTGAGGCTGTGAAAGAACtggagcagagagagagagagcatgctGAACTGACGGACAGACTGGCGAAAGAGAAAGAGCAGTTTGAGGAGGAGCTGCGGCTGTTTGAGGAGAAGATGAGCAAGCTgagagaggaggagaagagAGTGAacgaagagagagagagattcaaAGAAGAGGGGAAGAAAGTGCAGAAAGAGAGGAAGAGTCTGGAAACACAGATAAGACTCATTCGACATAATTCAAATCATCGTCAAGGCATCTTGCCTTCTATCATATCACAGGAGAAATGA
- the LOC131520494 gene encoding rho guanine nucleotide exchange factor 28-like isoform X1, with protein sequence MKLSRREVPIYGQAKVFALIPSVQEEEVFVVLDGSTLLHVLQTKVHNMLYFIVPGHNQPEMVRVRAYIFTDDGVMCVGVSHLTYMEDDAQELAEYLVTHSDCLSTTEHRLLIGRYGLNDNSARADMDQRVTLALANLHTPHNLLGQPSQESLLHVCVRLGFVSASEFLLCQPGALMIICSANQDGETPLQLAQQTNQHTLIKLFKQPPNPLATPLAGVSQVWAGKSHLLRFSHASGMLSLSVCVSESCPTTQTLQSSILLLQECVKDSALLNKIKGLKVDTERRAESDTLFSYSGSPYSLLHNVWFNNSIQDEDEELLSSDDSVDGLTHTDSTTSSLTDSSVTITNSINTLQAGEDQSIYPQESFDSFEFESDSTASEQDSPVQDKLPICSPQDEPFPFSDEETSTEIRCMWCNKSEEEEKEKFIPTSKSETEKYKVSRTLSFLRSRMVNTKIKNKVNAEVSSALHQLCSPQQPVEAACEVCEGADSDEPQQCTYCSMIIHKTCCDSAPLCVKNPHQALLKSTDSSILLYSSSQSSPSLFLVNDSNTMSHRKRSNSEGCGYDFTLRKSKSFIGCSSGNPTSNSTDSSAHISLDYSAESWSAVVDTEFSRTLDREVVKRQEIIYELMQTEFHHIQTLSVMADVLRRGLLEEVQLEQDVIAHIFPRLDELLALHRNFLVDMETRQRVSVHPGMHKNYIIRQIGDILCQQFAGRNASQMIELYGDFCSRHPEALKIYKQLLQSNRKLQLFLRQQSTNSVIKRREIPEFLLLVTQRITKYPVLIERLLQHTDDGSAERYDIAVALEGLRGVIEEVERCVGDYERAKKLQDIISRLDNKSCTRLKNGEIFSKQDLQKTHRTLTHSSALTCRTTSGRLKDVLALLLTDVLAFLQEKEQKFVFAALEQKSSVMPLRRLIVREIANQERGLFLISGDCSVGPEMYEIHTQTREERNMWMTLLRQAADSLPDDQTKKNEGEIKVKKIQKLQEALFSLDLQLCSVIEEKLKICRGTGRWCLATCRLLVQPHPENTPQGVTLLSDAQEEVVKLAITLLTWLFPCIWSPSNHDNFGQERAIYNEQNLPSRSRRSAVVGTGVGPLTVAPISPAYQTYLKVADGVHNLIHILYSLQAAIIIQDSCFEVQNLLLLEGEAPPQTLTSDYDVKRQQSFECGVVGGTEAVKELEQREREHAELTDRLAKEKEQFEEELRLFEEKMSKLREEEKRVNEERERFKEEGKKVQKERKSLETQIRLIRHNSNHRQGILPSIISQEK encoded by the exons ATGAAGCTAAGCAGAAGAGAGGTTCCTATTTAT GGCCAAGCAAAGGTTTTTGCACTGATACCATCGGTTCAGGAGGAAGAGGTTTTTGTGGTTTTAGATGGCTCAACTCTATTACATGTTCTGCAAACTAAAGTTCACAACATGCTCTACTTCATTGTTCCAG GTCATAACCAGCCGGAGATGGTGCGAGTCCGAGCGTATATATTTACAGATGATGGTGtgatgtgtgtgggtgtgtctCATCTGACATACATGGAGGATGACGCGCAGGAGCTGGCTGAATACCTGGTTACCCATAGCGACTGTCTCAGCACCACTGAGCACAGACTTCTGATTGGTCGATATGGTTTGAATGACAACTCTGCAAGGGCAGATATGGATCAAAGGGTCACACTCGCCCTAGCCAACCTACACACCCCTCACAATCTTCTCGGACAGCCATCACAAG AATCTctcctgcatgtgtgtgtgcgtctgggCTTTGTGAGCGCCTCTGAGTTTCTTCTCTGTCAACCTGGCGCCCTGATGATTATCTGCTCAGCCAATCAGGATGGGGAAACACCCCTTCAGCTGGCCCAACAGACCAATCAGCACACGCTGATAAAACTCTTCAAGCA GCCTCCTAATCCATTAGCCACGCCCCTGGCAGGCGTGTCACAAGTGTGGGCAGGTAAATCCCACCTCCTCAGGTTTAGCCACGCCTCTGGGAtgctgtctctgtctgtgtgtgtatcggAGTCCTGTCCTACTACACAAACCTTACAGTCATCCATTTTATTGCTGCAAGAGTGTGTGAAGGACTCTGCTCTGCTAAACAAG ATTAAAGGTCTGAAAGTGGATACAGAGAGAAGAGCTGAAAGCGACACTCTGTTTTCATACTCAG GATCACCATACTCTCTGCTTCACAAT GTGTGGTTTAACAATTCCAttcaggatgaagatgaggaacTTTTGTCATCTGACGACTCTG taGATGGACTCACTCACACTGATTCAACAACCAGTTCACTCACTGACTCCAGTGTTACCATAACAAACAGCATCAACACTCTGCAGGCTGGTGAGGATCAG TCAATTTATCCTCAGGAATCTTTTGACTCTTTCGAGTTTGAATCAGACTCTACAGCATCTGAACAAGACTCTCCAGTCCAAGACAAATTACCCATCTGTAGTCCACAGGACG AGCCGTTCCCCTTCAGTGATGAAGAAACATCCACAGAGATCAGATG TATGTGGTGTAACAAGTCAGAggaagaagagaaagagaaattcaTCCCTACATCCAAAAGTGAGACGGAGAAATATAAAGTGAGTCGAACACTTAGCTTTCTCAGGAGCCGGATGgtcaacaccaaaataaaaaacaag GTAAATGCAGAGGTTTCCTCAGCCTTACACCAGCTCTGCTCACCACAGCAGCCTGTTGAAGCAGCTTGTGAAGTCTGTGAGGGAGCTGACAGTGATGAACCACAGCAGTGCACAT ACTGCTCCATGATCATTCATAAGACCTGCTGTGATTCTGCACCTCTGTGTGTAAAG AATCCTCATCAGGCACTTCTAAAAAGCACTGACTCTTCAATATTACTAT ATTCGTCAAGTCAGAGTTCTCCATCTCTGTTTCTGGTCAACGACAGCAACACCATGTCACACAG AAAGCGGAGTAACAGTGAGGGGTGTGGCTATGATTTCACTCTACGGAAAAGCAAATCTTTTATTGGTTGTTCTTCTGGAAACCCCACCTCCA ATTCTACTGATTCTTCAGCTCACATATCACTTGACTACTCTGCTGAATCTTGGAGCGCTGTCGTGGACACTGAATTCAGTAGGACACTGGACAGAGAGGTGGTCAAGAGACAGGAGATCATCTATG AGCTGATGCAGACAGAATTTCACCACATACAGACTCTCTCTGTTATGGCTGATGTTTTGAGGCGGGGACTGTTGGAGGAAGTGCAGCTGGAGCAGGACGTGATCGCTCATATTTTCCCCAGGCTGGATGAGCTCTTAGCTTTGCACAGAAACTTTCTTGTAGACATGGAGACCAGACAGCGTGTGTCTGTTCACCCAGGAATGCACAAGAACTACATCATAAGACAAATTGGTGATATCCTGTGTCAACAG TTTGCAGGCCGAAATGCTTCTCAGATGATAGAATTGTACGGTGATTTCTGCAGTCGGCATCCAGAAGCACTGAAAATTTATAAGCAACTACTACAGAGCAACAGgaaattacaattatttctcAGA CAGCAGAGTACCAACTCTGTCATAAAACGACGTGAAATCCCAGAATTCCTGTTGCTTGTTACCCAGAGAATCACAAAGTACCCTGTTCTGATAGAGAGACTCCTTCAACACACTGATG ATGGCAGTGCTGAACGCTATGATATTGCAGTGGCACTGGAGGGTCTTAGGGGGGTGATAGAGGAGGTGGAGCGATGTGTGGGAGATTATGAGCGTGCAAAGAAACTACAAGATATCATAAGTCGCCTAGACAACAAGAGCTGCACCCGCCTGAAGAACGGAGAGATCTTCAGCAAACAGGACCTGCAGAAAACACACCGAACTCTCACACACTCTTCAGCACTGACCTGTAGGACCACCTCTGGCAGACTGAAAG ATGTTCTTGCGCTGCTCCTCACAGATGTTTTGGCTTTCCTTCAGGAGAAAGAGCAGAAGTTTGTCTTTGCTGCACTG GAGCAGAAGTCATCTGTGATGCCCTTGCGAAGGCTCATTGTGAGGGAAATAGCCAATCAGGAGAGAGGACTGTTTCTGATCAGTGGCGATTGCTCTGTGGGGCCAGAGATGTATGAGATACACACACAGACTCGTGAGGAACGCAACATGTGGATGACGCTGCTGAGACAGGCTGCTGATAG CCTTCCTGATGATCAGACGAAGAAGAATGAGGGGGAAATCAAAGTCAAGAAGATACAGAAATTACAAG aGGCGCTGTTCTCTCTGGATCTGCAGCTGTGCTCTGTTATTGAGGAGAAGTTAAAGATCTGTAGAGGGACTGGTAGATGGTGTCTGGCTACCTGCCGTCTTCTCGTTCAACCCCACCCTGAAAACACCCCTCAGGGTGTCACATTACTGTCTGACGCACAGGAAGAGG TGGTGAAGCTGGCTATCACTTTGTTGACTTGGCTTTTTCCTTGCATATGGTCACCAAGTAACCATGACAACTTTGGCCAGGAAAGAGCAATCT ATAATGAACAAAATTTGCCAAGTCGGAGCAGGAGGAGTGCTGTGGTAGGAACAGGGGTGGGGCCTCTCACAGTAGCCCCAATAAGCCCCGCCTACCAGACTTATTTAAAG GTAGCGGATGGCGTTCACAACTTAATCCACATACTCTACAGTCTGCAG GCTGCTATAATAATCCAAGACAGCTGCTTTGAAGTTCAAAATCTCCTCCTCCTCGAGGGAGAAGCTCCACCCCAAACTCTTACAAGTGATTATGATGTCAAAAGG CAGCAGAGTTTTGAGTGTGGCGTGGTCGGCGGGACTGAGGCTGTGAAAGAACtggagcagagagagagagagcatgctGAACTGACGGACAGACTGGCGAAAGAGAAAGAGCAGTTTGAGGAGGAGCTGCGGCTGTTTGAGGAGAAGATGAGCAAGCTgagagaggaggagaagagAGTGAacgaagagagagagagattcaaAGAAGAGGGGAAGAAAGTGCAGAAAGAGAGGAAGAGTCTGGAAACACAGATAAGACTCATTCGACATAATTCAAATCATCGTCAAGGCATCTTGCCTTCTATCATATCACAGGAGAAATGA